A genomic stretch from Falco naumanni isolate bFalNau1 chromosome 8, bFalNau1.pat, whole genome shotgun sequence includes:
- the ARAP3 gene encoding arf-GAP with Rho-GAP domain, ANK repeat and PH domain-containing protein 3 isoform X4, whose product MSSPCSLDSDIADWLTTIHLERYQDVFKKHGYHVARDAAWLGGDDLQQLGITATGHRKRILNLAQQTVMLSQSPGETTAGDTHFRATEVLDAPQAGKDAMKAELGGATDAFGTQQRVAAPAQASLPEEDPAPRLVKPVPKPRTVFLRSKPEQSFTPVPLARTTVPTHGPGGNGAPAAFVVLEGFVPGESSTDLESPEPVPPAGSGAAVAMGMAASRLRARESAREETRPPPALDHRQTVEPTKKYPPSVPSVPPRHSHRGQTAEPSPGTVLEGHPASNPPLPTAAIPARRDPSPCPRAASQTGSGQGRVEMVSNVIYEGLEPPSAPTEDSGGEDGPQGQGLIQPPALSPQELTQLDDKPDSSWPGGGLPPIPQRPTSKPEVSEQPVSPYSETIFGHVAPSREQKGAGIASNQSYETVSELDLEREACRTSSECSSEGRSEDEETRSRLIDRIIQNDTEGYSTVDAPRAEGAPFSLPAHLYPDEVLDDLTISPYASFTSLSEPRPTMLSGWLDKLSPQGNYVFQRRYVRFDGKNLMYFSSEKEPYPKGVIPLSVIEMARSTKDNKFQVFTSHRIFVFRAENEAQRNEWCSTLQKKVMDQRLVGCRPQPANTAHCQKSGVLELKGQKSKVFAALSLPEMWLYKSEQFFKMGIGICLIEMRGSTIREAKNRSFELITPSKIFSFVAESEWEKREWMEALQEAIAETLYDYEVAEKIWSNKANKYCADCWAQSPDWASINLCVVICKQCAGQHRSLGSNISKVQSLKLDTSVWSNEIVQLFIVLGNDRANRFWAARLPTAEALYPDATAEQRRDFISRKYREGRYRLPHPHCATQEDVLQALCTAVAGPALLKTILQFFSASEAGLAADPAACEVATGADLCWGLERKRPRNHSGSASAQEPHLEGVYNEITQPVTHSGYLYRAMAPLKLPGTKKSKEDFQRTWCSLERALLFFETEKCTEPLGHIESGDLISLGVNRAQALTSPGPTERFRFTLELFLAGEKVQQLGTDGPETLQAWASAIGKWFTPMSCHCLLGYEFQRVGQLRYKCMLNPERWQQAFFILQKAHLFICPTDDDGAEDSINLRRLQELSLVPPTETPEKKELMILVEMGRTFYLQGLSRADSAAWYTDIQASAGGRGNALRDQQLSRGDIPIIVDSCIAFITQYGLRHEGIYRKNGAKSRIKVLMEEFRRDARNVKLRINDNFIEDVTDVLKRFFRELEDPVFTLELHPQWKEAAEISSKPQRLERYKELIHRLPRLNHKTLAALIGHLYRVQKCADLNQMSTKNLSLLFAPSLFQTDGKGEHEVKVMEDLIDNYVSIFNIDEDQVSQMDLENSLITTWKDTQLSQAGDLIIEVYLEQKLPDCCITLKVSPTMTAEELTNQVLEMRNVAASLDIWLTFEALENGELERPLHPKEKVLEQALQWCKLPEPSAAYLLVRKVPIGEGSCLFTGVKRETPKCGLLKCREEPPRLLGNKFQERYFVIQDRRLLLLKEKRSAKPEREWPLDTAKVYMGIKKKLKPPAQWGFTLSLDKQQLYLVCSGRAELWDWTTSILKAQHDDLRPVIMRRRSSSDLAKQKFGTMPLVPLHGDSTDATMLSANQTLRRLHTRRTLSMFFPMKIHQDSLEEQQEKEVDADPVYEEVGSFPELAALELEQGLLADLSAMPPVDRSKKPAPFPEQPPATALRSSLPASPAQRVAGPSVTKALSLERGLNLESDKVPAQGLRPTKTASLERNVEPSLVLARDWEQTATPGSSPNKETSLEIPRKRSMQPPSPINDKLIQELSSVILKKNEGQPPGPGQPVT is encoded by the exons ATGAGCTCCCCGTGCAGTCTTGACTCTGATATCGCAGACTGGCTGACCACCATCCACTTGGAGAGGTACCAGGATGTCTTCAAGAAGCATGGGTACCATGTGGCCAGAGATGCCGCCTGGCTGGGTGGCGATGACCTGCAGCAGCTTGGCATCACCGCCACTGGGCACCGCAAAAGGATCCTGAACTTGGCACAGCAGACAGTGATGCTCAGTCAGTCCCCAGGGGAAACCACAGCAGGAGACACCCATTTTCGAGCCACCGAGGTCCTGGATGCCCCCCAGGCAGGCAAAGATGCcatgaaagcagagctgggaggggcTACTGATGCCTTTGGGACCCAGCAACGCGTCGCTGCGCCTGCCCAGGCATCGCTTCCAGAGGAGGACCCTGCTCCCCGCCTTGTGAAGCCAGTTCCCAAGCCAAGGACAGTTTTCCTTCGCTCAAAGCCAGAGCAGAGCTTCACACCCGTGCCACTGGCACGCACCACGGTGCCAACACACGGTCCAGGCGGCAACGGGGCACCTGCAGCGTTTGTGGTACTGGAAGGGTTTGTGCCGGGGGAGAGCTCCACGGATTTGGAGAGCCCAGAGCCAGTGCCGCCAGCTGGTTCAGGGGCAGCCGTGGCCATGGGCATGGCAGCATCCCGGCTGCGAGCACGGGAGAGCGCTCGAGAGGAGACACGTCCTCCCCCAGCTCTGGATCACAGACAAACCGTGGAGCCAACAAAGAAATACCCCCCATCTGTCCCATCTGTCCCACCACGGCACAGCCACAGGGGCCAGACAGCCGAGCCCAGCCCTGGAACTGTGCTGGAGGGTCACCCTGCATCCAACCCTCCCCTGCCCACCGCAGCCATCCCAGCCAGAAGAGATCCCTcgccctgccccagggcagcctcACAGACGGGatcagggcagggcagggtggagATGGTGTCCAACGTCATCTATGAAGGACTCGAGCCCCCATCAGCACCCACTGAGGACTCAGGAGGGGAGGATGGTCCCCAGGGTCAGGGTCTGATTCAGCCCCCGGCTCTGTCCCCGCAGGAGCTGACCCAGCTGGACGACAAGCCTGA ttCCAGCTGGCCCGGCGGGGGCCTGCCCCCCATCCCACAGAGACCCACCAGCAAGCCAG AGGTCAGTGAGCAGCCCGTCAGCCCCTACAGCGAGACCATCTTTGGGCATGTAGCCCCATCCCGGGAGCAGAAG GGTGCTGGCATCGCCTCTAATCAGAGCTATGAGACAGTGTCTGAGCTGGACCTGGAGCGAGAAGCATGCAG GACAAGCAGCGAGTGCAGCAGCGAGGGAAGGAGTGAGGACGAGGAGACCCGGTCCCGGCTCATCGACCGCATCATCCAAAATGACACAGAGGGGTACTCCACTGTGGATGCACCACGGGCCGAGGGTGCCCCTTTCAGCCTGCCGGCCCATCTTTACCCAGACGAGGTCCTGGATGACCTCACCATTTCCCCTTACGCCAGCTTCACATCACTTTCTGAGCCCCGACCCACCATGCTCAGCGGCTGGCTGGACAAACTCTCCCCACAGGG GAACTATGTCTTCCAGAGGCGCTACGTCCGTTTTGATGGGAAGAACCTGATGTACTTCAGCAGTGAGAAG GAGCCCTACCCCAAGGGGGTGATCCCACTGTCTGTGATTGAGATGGCTCGCTCCACCAAGGACAACAAGTTCCAGGTCTTCACCAGCCACCGGATCTTTGTCTTCCGTGCTGAGAATGAGG CCCAGAGGAATGAGTGGTGCTCCACGCTGCAGAAGAAGGTGATGGACCAGCGCCTGGTGGGATGCCGGCCCCAGCCCGCCAACACCGCTCACTGCCAGAAGTCAGGCGTCCTGGAGCTGAAGGGCCAGAAGTCCAAGGTGTTTGCAGCCCTGAGCCTGCCTGAGATGTGGCTGTACAAGAGTGAGCAG ttctttaaaatgGGCATTGGCATTTGCTTGATTGAGATGCGTGGGTCCACCATCCGTGAAGCCAAGAACCGCAGCTTCGAGCTCATCACTCCCTCCAAAATATTCAG CTTCGTGGCAGAGTCAGAGTGGGAGAAGCGGGAGTGGATGGAGGCCCTGCAGGAGGCCATAGCTGAGACACTCTATGACTACGAGGTGGCAGAAAAGATCTGGTCCAACAAAGCCAACAAATACTGTGCAGACTGCTGGGCTCAGAGTCCCGACTGGGCATCCATCAACCTGTGTGTGGTCATCTGCAAGCAGTGTGCAG GGCAGCACCGCAGCCTGGGCTCCAACATTTCCAAGGTGCAAAGTCTGAAGCTTGACACCAGTGTCTGGTCCAATGAAATCGTACAG CTCTTCATTGTGCTGGGAAATGACCGAGCCAACCGGTTTTGGGCTGCTCGCCTCCCCACTGCTGAGGCCCTCTACCCAGACGCCACTGCTGAGCAGAGACGGGACTTCATCTCACGCAAGTACCGAGAGGGACGGTACCGCCTGCCCCATCCCCACTGTGCCACTCAGGAGGACGTGCTCCAG GCACTGTGCACTGCAGTGGCAGGACCAGCCCTGCTCAAGACCATCCTGCAGTTCTTCTCAGCCTCggaggctgggctggcagctgacCCTGCTGCCTGTGAGGTGGCCACAGGGGCAGACCTTTGCTGGggactggagagaaaaaggcCCAGGAACCATTCAG GGAGTGCCAGCGCACAGGAACCGCATCTGGAGGGAGTCTACAATGAGATCACACAGCCAGTGACACACAGTGGGTACCTGTACCGGGCCATGGCCCCCCTCAAGCTCCCAGGaaccaagaaaagcaaagagg ACTTCCAGCGCACGTGGTGCTCCCTGGAGAGAGCCCTGCTCTTCTTTGAGACAGAGAAATGCACTGAGCCCTTGGGCCACATTGAGAGTGGGGACCTCATCTCCCTGGGCGTGAACAGAGCCCAGGCACTCACCAGCCCTGGCCCCACTGAAAG GTTTCGCTTCACCCTTGAGCTCTTCCTTGCTGGGGAAAaagtgcagcagctgggaaccGATGGGCCTGAGACCCTGCAAGCCTGGGCCAGTGCCATCGGCAAG TGGTTCACACCCATGAGCTGTCACTGCCTGCTGGGTTACGAATTCCAGCGCGTGGGCCAGCTACGCTACAAGTGCATGCTCAACCCTGAGCGATGGCAGCAGGCCTTCTTCATCCTGCAGAAAGCCCACCTCTTCATCTGCCCCACCGATGATGATGGGGCTGAGGACAGCATCAACCTCCGgcggctgcaggagctca GTCTCGTTCCCCCCACGGAGACCCCAGAGAAGAAGGAGCTGATGATCCTTGTGGAGATGGGGAG GACATTTTACCTGCAGGGCTTGTCACGGGCGGACTCAGCGGCATGGTACACTGACATCCAGGCATCAGCAGGGGGCCGGGGCAATGCACTGCGGGACCAGCAGTTGAGCCGGGGTGACATTCCCATCATTGTGGACAGCTGCATTGCCTTCATCACGCAGTATG GGCTGCGGCATGAGGGTATTTACCGCAAGAATGGAGCCAAGTCCCGGATCAAGGTACTGATGGAGGAGTTTCGGCGGGATGCTCGCAACGTCAAACTGCGCATCAATGACAACTTCATCGAGGATGTCACTGATGTGCTGAAGAGGTTCTTCCGTGAGCTGGAAGACCCTGTCTTCACCCTGGAGCTGCACCCACAGTGGAAGGAGGCTGCAG AAATCTCCTCGAAGCCCCAGCGCCTGGAACGGTACAAGGAACTCATTCATCGCCTGCCTCGCCTCAATCACAAGACCCTGGCTGCGCTCATCGGGCACCTCTACCG GGTGCAGAAATGTGCAGATCTCAACCAGATGAGCACCAAGAACCTGTCGCTGCTCTTTGCACCCAGTCTCTTCCAGACTGATGGCAAAGGGGAGCACGAGGTCAAGGTGATGGAAGACCTCATTGACAACTATGTCAGCATCTTCAAT ATTGACGAGGACCAGGTATCCCAGATGGATCTGGAGAACAGTCTTATCACCACCTGGAAGGACACCCAG CTCTCACAGGCAGGGGACCTCATCATCGAGGTTTACCTGGAGCAGAAGCTGCCGGATTGCTGCATCACCCTGAAG GTGTCCCCCACGATGACAGCAGAGGAGCTCACCAACCAGGTGCTGGAGATGCGCAATGTGGCAGCCAGCCTGGACATCTGGCTGACCTTTGAAGCCCTGGAGAATGGGGAGCTGG AGCGACCCCTGCACCCCAAGGAGAAAGTGCTGGAGCAAGCTTTGCAGTGGTGCAAACTCCCAGAGCCCAGTGCCGCTTATCTGCTGGTGAGGAAGGTCCCCATCGGTGAGGGCAGCTGTCTCTTCACAG GTGTCAAACGTGAGACCCCCAAGTGCGGGCTGCTGAAATGCCGCGAGGAGCCCCCCAGACTGCTGGGGAACAAGTTTCAGGAGCGCTACTTTGTCATCCAGGATcggaggctgctgctgctcaaggAGAAGAGG AGTGCCAAGCCAGAGCGCGAGTGGCCCCTGGACACAGCCAAGGTTTACATGGGCATTAAGAAGAAGCTGAAGCCACCAGCCCA GTGGGGTTTCACACTGAGCCTGgacaagcagcagct GTACCTCGTGTGCTCGGGGCGGGCTGAGCTGTGGGACTGGACCACCAGCATCCTCAAGGCTCAG CATGATGACCTGCGCCCCGTGATCATGCGCCGGCGCTCCTCCTCTGACCTCGCCAAGCAGAAGTTTGGCACCATGCCGCTGGTGCCCCTGCATGGGGACAGCACTGATGCCACCATGCTCTCCGCCAACCAAACCCTG CGCCGCCTGCACACGCGAAGAACTTTGTCCATGTTCTTT cCCATGAAGATTCACCAGGACTCCctagaggagcagcaggagaaggaggtggaCGCCGATCCTGTCTATGAGGAGGTGGGCAGCTTCCCTGAGCTGGCTGcgctggagctggagcaggggctgttGGCAGACCTGTCAGCCATGCCCCCCGTGGACAGGTCCAAGAAGCCAGCCCCATTTCctgagcagcccccagccacgGCGCTGCGCTCCTCActgcctgccagcccagcccagaggGTGGCAGGTCCCTCTGTCACCAAAGCCCTGTCTCTTGAAAGGGGCTTGAACCTGGAGAGTGACAAAGTTCCAGCCCAGGGGCTCAGACCCACCAAAACGGCCTCTCTGGAGAGGAATGTGGAGCCTTCCCTGGTGCTGGCCAGGGACTGGGAGCAGACAGCCACACCAGGGAGCAGTCCTAACAAGGAGACCTCCCTGGAGATCCCCAGAAAGAGGAGCATGCAGCCTCCCTCACCCATCAATGACAAACTCATCCAGGAGCTCAGCAGCGTCATCCTCAAGAAGAATGAGGGCCAGCCACCAGGGCCAGGCCAGCCAGTGACGTGA
- the ARAP3 gene encoding arf-GAP with Rho-GAP domain, ANK repeat and PH domain-containing protein 3 isoform X5 has product MSSPCSLDSDIADWLTTIHLERYQDVFKKHGYHVARDAAWLGGDDLQQLGITATGHRKRILNLAQQTVMLSQSPGETTAGDTHFRATEVLDAPQAGKDAMKAELGGATDAFGTQQRVAAPAQASLPEEDPAPRLVKPVPKPRTVFLRSKPEQSFTPVPLARTTVPTHGPGGNGAPAAFVVLEGFVPGESSTDLESPEPVPPAGSGAAVAMGMAASRLRARESAREETRPPPALDHRQTVEPTKKYPPSVPSVPPRHSHRGQTAEPSPGTVLEGHPASNPPLPTAAIPARRDPSPCPRAASQTGSGQGRVEMVSNVIYEGLEPPSAPTEDSGGEDGPQGQGLIQPPALSPQELTQLDDKPDSSSWPGGGLPPIPQRPTSKPEVSEQPVSPYSETIFGHVAPSREQKGAGIASNQSYETVSELDLEREACRTSSECSSEGRSEDEETRSRLIDRIIQNDTEGYSTVDAPRAEGAPFSLPAHLYPDEVLDDLTISPYASFTSLSEPRPTMLSGWLDKLSPQGNYVFQRRYVRFDGKNLMYFSSEKEPYPKGVIPLSVIEMARSTKDNKFQVFTSHRIFVFRAENEAQRNEWCSTLQKKVMDQRLVGCRPQPANTAHCQKSGVLELKGQKSKVFAALSLPEMWLYKSEQFFKMGIGICLIEMRGSTIREAKNRSFELITPSKIFSFVAESEWEKREWMEALQEAIAETLYDYEVAEKIWSNKANKYCADCWAQSPDWASINLCVVICKQCAGQHRSLGSNISKVQSLKLDTSVWSNEIVQLFIVLGNDRANRFWAARLPTAEALYPDATAEQRRDFISRKYREGRYRLPHPHCATQEDVLQALCTAVAGPALLKTILQFFSASEAGLAADPAACEVATGADLCWGLERKRPRNHSAQFPAGSASAQEPHLEGVYNEITQPVTHSGYLYRAMAPLKLPGTKKSKEDFQRTWCSLERALLFFETEKCTEPLGHIESGDLISLGVNRAQALTSPGPTERFRFTLELFLAGEKVQQLGTDGPETLQAWASAIGKWFTPMSCHCLLGYEFQRVGQLRYKCMLNPERWQQAFFILQKAHLFICPTDDDGAEDSINLRRLQELSLVPPTETPEKKELMILVEMGRTFYLQGLSRADSAAWYTDIQASAGGRGNALRDQQLSRGDIPIIVDSCIAFITQYGLRHEGIYRKNGAKSRIKVLMEEFRRDARNVKLRINDNFIEDVTDVLKRFFRELEDPVFTLELHPQWKEAAEISSKPQRLERYKELIHRLPRLNHKTLAALIGHLYRVQKCADLNQMSTKNLSLLFAPSLFQTDGKGEHEVKVMEDLIDNYVSIFNIDEDQVSQMDLENSLITTWKDTQLSQAGDLIIEVYLEQKLPDCCITLKVSPTMTAEELTNQVLEMRNVAASLDIWLTFEALENGELERPLHPKEKVLEQALQWCKLPEPSAAYLLVRKVPIGEGSCLFTGVKRETPKCGLLKCREEPPRLLGNKFQERYFVIQDRRLLLLKEKRSAKPEREWPLDTAKVYMGIKKKLKPPAQWGFTLSLDKQQLYLVCSGRAELWDWTTSILKAQHDDLRPVIMRRRSSSDLAKQKFGTMPLVPLHGDSTDATMLSANQTLPMKIHQDSLEEQQEKEVDADPVYEEVGSFPELAALELEQGLLADLSAMPPVDRSKKPAPFPEQPPATALRSSLPASPAQRVAGPSVTKALSLERGLNLESDKVPAQGLRPTKTASLERNVEPSLVLARDWEQTATPGSSPNKETSLEIPRKRSMQPPSPINDKLIQELSSVILKKNEGQPPGPGQPVT; this is encoded by the exons ATGAGCTCCCCGTGCAGTCTTGACTCTGATATCGCAGACTGGCTGACCACCATCCACTTGGAGAGGTACCAGGATGTCTTCAAGAAGCATGGGTACCATGTGGCCAGAGATGCCGCCTGGCTGGGTGGCGATGACCTGCAGCAGCTTGGCATCACCGCCACTGGGCACCGCAAAAGGATCCTGAACTTGGCACAGCAGACAGTGATGCTCAGTCAGTCCCCAGGGGAAACCACAGCAGGAGACACCCATTTTCGAGCCACCGAGGTCCTGGATGCCCCCCAGGCAGGCAAAGATGCcatgaaagcagagctgggaggggcTACTGATGCCTTTGGGACCCAGCAACGCGTCGCTGCGCCTGCCCAGGCATCGCTTCCAGAGGAGGACCCTGCTCCCCGCCTTGTGAAGCCAGTTCCCAAGCCAAGGACAGTTTTCCTTCGCTCAAAGCCAGAGCAGAGCTTCACACCCGTGCCACTGGCACGCACCACGGTGCCAACACACGGTCCAGGCGGCAACGGGGCACCTGCAGCGTTTGTGGTACTGGAAGGGTTTGTGCCGGGGGAGAGCTCCACGGATTTGGAGAGCCCAGAGCCAGTGCCGCCAGCTGGTTCAGGGGCAGCCGTGGCCATGGGCATGGCAGCATCCCGGCTGCGAGCACGGGAGAGCGCTCGAGAGGAGACACGTCCTCCCCCAGCTCTGGATCACAGACAAACCGTGGAGCCAACAAAGAAATACCCCCCATCTGTCCCATCTGTCCCACCACGGCACAGCCACAGGGGCCAGACAGCCGAGCCCAGCCCTGGAACTGTGCTGGAGGGTCACCCTGCATCCAACCCTCCCCTGCCCACCGCAGCCATCCCAGCCAGAAGAGATCCCTcgccctgccccagggcagcctcACAGACGGGatcagggcagggcagggtggagATGGTGTCCAACGTCATCTATGAAGGACTCGAGCCCCCATCAGCACCCACTGAGGACTCAGGAGGGGAGGATGGTCCCCAGGGTCAGGGTCTGATTCAGCCCCCGGCTCTGTCCCCGCAGGAGCTGACCCAGCTGGACGACAAGCCTGA cagttCCAGCTGGCCCGGCGGGGGCCTGCCCCCCATCCCACAGAGACCCACCAGCAAGCCAG AGGTCAGTGAGCAGCCCGTCAGCCCCTACAGCGAGACCATCTTTGGGCATGTAGCCCCATCCCGGGAGCAGAAG GGTGCTGGCATCGCCTCTAATCAGAGCTATGAGACAGTGTCTGAGCTGGACCTGGAGCGAGAAGCATGCAG GACAAGCAGCGAGTGCAGCAGCGAGGGAAGGAGTGAGGACGAGGAGACCCGGTCCCGGCTCATCGACCGCATCATCCAAAATGACACAGAGGGGTACTCCACTGTGGATGCACCACGGGCCGAGGGTGCCCCTTTCAGCCTGCCGGCCCATCTTTACCCAGACGAGGTCCTGGATGACCTCACCATTTCCCCTTACGCCAGCTTCACATCACTTTCTGAGCCCCGACCCACCATGCTCAGCGGCTGGCTGGACAAACTCTCCCCACAGGG GAACTATGTCTTCCAGAGGCGCTACGTCCGTTTTGATGGGAAGAACCTGATGTACTTCAGCAGTGAGAAG GAGCCCTACCCCAAGGGGGTGATCCCACTGTCTGTGATTGAGATGGCTCGCTCCACCAAGGACAACAAGTTCCAGGTCTTCACCAGCCACCGGATCTTTGTCTTCCGTGCTGAGAATGAGG CCCAGAGGAATGAGTGGTGCTCCACGCTGCAGAAGAAGGTGATGGACCAGCGCCTGGTGGGATGCCGGCCCCAGCCCGCCAACACCGCTCACTGCCAGAAGTCAGGCGTCCTGGAGCTGAAGGGCCAGAAGTCCAAGGTGTTTGCAGCCCTGAGCCTGCCTGAGATGTGGCTGTACAAGAGTGAGCAG ttctttaaaatgGGCATTGGCATTTGCTTGATTGAGATGCGTGGGTCCACCATCCGTGAAGCCAAGAACCGCAGCTTCGAGCTCATCACTCCCTCCAAAATATTCAG CTTCGTGGCAGAGTCAGAGTGGGAGAAGCGGGAGTGGATGGAGGCCCTGCAGGAGGCCATAGCTGAGACACTCTATGACTACGAGGTGGCAGAAAAGATCTGGTCCAACAAAGCCAACAAATACTGTGCAGACTGCTGGGCTCAGAGTCCCGACTGGGCATCCATCAACCTGTGTGTGGTCATCTGCAAGCAGTGTGCAG GGCAGCACCGCAGCCTGGGCTCCAACATTTCCAAGGTGCAAAGTCTGAAGCTTGACACCAGTGTCTGGTCCAATGAAATCGTACAG CTCTTCATTGTGCTGGGAAATGACCGAGCCAACCGGTTTTGGGCTGCTCGCCTCCCCACTGCTGAGGCCCTCTACCCAGACGCCACTGCTGAGCAGAGACGGGACTTCATCTCACGCAAGTACCGAGAGGGACGGTACCGCCTGCCCCATCCCCACTGTGCCACTCAGGAGGACGTGCTCCAG GCACTGTGCACTGCAGTGGCAGGACCAGCCCTGCTCAAGACCATCCTGCAGTTCTTCTCAGCCTCggaggctgggctggcagctgacCCTGCTGCCTGTGAGGTGGCCACAGGGGCAGACCTTTGCTGGggactggagagaaaaaggcCCAGGAACCATTCAG CACAATTCCCCGCAGGGAGTGCCAGCGCACAGGAACCGCATCTGGAGGGAGTCTACAATGAGATCACACAGCCAGTGACACACAGTGGGTACCTGTACCGGGCCATGGCCCCCCTCAAGCTCCCAGGaaccaagaaaagcaaagagg ACTTCCAGCGCACGTGGTGCTCCCTGGAGAGAGCCCTGCTCTTCTTTGAGACAGAGAAATGCACTGAGCCCTTGGGCCACATTGAGAGTGGGGACCTCATCTCCCTGGGCGTGAACAGAGCCCAGGCACTCACCAGCCCTGGCCCCACTGAAAG GTTTCGCTTCACCCTTGAGCTCTTCCTTGCTGGGGAAAaagtgcagcagctgggaaccGATGGGCCTGAGACCCTGCAAGCCTGGGCCAGTGCCATCGGCAAG TGGTTCACACCCATGAGCTGTCACTGCCTGCTGGGTTACGAATTCCAGCGCGTGGGCCAGCTACGCTACAAGTGCATGCTCAACCCTGAGCGATGGCAGCAGGCCTTCTTCATCCTGCAGAAAGCCCACCTCTTCATCTGCCCCACCGATGATGATGGGGCTGAGGACAGCATCAACCTCCGgcggctgcaggagctca GTCTCGTTCCCCCCACGGAGACCCCAGAGAAGAAGGAGCTGATGATCCTTGTGGAGATGGGGAG GACATTTTACCTGCAGGGCTTGTCACGGGCGGACTCAGCGGCATGGTACACTGACATCCAGGCATCAGCAGGGGGCCGGGGCAATGCACTGCGGGACCAGCAGTTGAGCCGGGGTGACATTCCCATCATTGTGGACAGCTGCATTGCCTTCATCACGCAGTATG GGCTGCGGCATGAGGGTATTTACCGCAAGAATGGAGCCAAGTCCCGGATCAAGGTACTGATGGAGGAGTTTCGGCGGGATGCTCGCAACGTCAAACTGCGCATCAATGACAACTTCATCGAGGATGTCACTGATGTGCTGAAGAGGTTCTTCCGTGAGCTGGAAGACCCTGTCTTCACCCTGGAGCTGCACCCACAGTGGAAGGAGGCTGCAG AAATCTCCTCGAAGCCCCAGCGCCTGGAACGGTACAAGGAACTCATTCATCGCCTGCCTCGCCTCAATCACAAGACCCTGGCTGCGCTCATCGGGCACCTCTACCG GGTGCAGAAATGTGCAGATCTCAACCAGATGAGCACCAAGAACCTGTCGCTGCTCTTTGCACCCAGTCTCTTCCAGACTGATGGCAAAGGGGAGCACGAGGTCAAGGTGATGGAAGACCTCATTGACAACTATGTCAGCATCTTCAAT ATTGACGAGGACCAGGTATCCCAGATGGATCTGGAGAACAGTCTTATCACCACCTGGAAGGACACCCAG CTCTCACAGGCAGGGGACCTCATCATCGAGGTTTACCTGGAGCAGAAGCTGCCGGATTGCTGCATCACCCTGAAG GTGTCCCCCACGATGACAGCAGAGGAGCTCACCAACCAGGTGCTGGAGATGCGCAATGTGGCAGCCAGCCTGGACATCTGGCTGACCTTTGAAGCCCTGGAGAATGGGGAGCTGG AGCGACCCCTGCACCCCAAGGAGAAAGTGCTGGAGCAAGCTTTGCAGTGGTGCAAACTCCCAGAGCCCAGTGCCGCTTATCTGCTGGTGAGGAAGGTCCCCATCGGTGAGGGCAGCTGTCTCTTCACAG GTGTCAAACGTGAGACCCCCAAGTGCGGGCTGCTGAAATGCCGCGAGGAGCCCCCCAGACTGCTGGGGAACAAGTTTCAGGAGCGCTACTTTGTCATCCAGGATcggaggctgctgctgctcaaggAGAAGAGG AGTGCCAAGCCAGAGCGCGAGTGGCCCCTGGACACAGCCAAGGTTTACATGGGCATTAAGAAGAAGCTGAAGCCACCAGCCCA GTGGGGTTTCACACTGAGCCTGgacaagcagcagct GTACCTCGTGTGCTCGGGGCGGGCTGAGCTGTGGGACTGGACCACCAGCATCCTCAAGGCTCAG CATGATGACCTGCGCCCCGTGATCATGCGCCGGCGCTCCTCCTCTGACCTCGCCAAGCAGAAGTTTGGCACCATGCCGCTGGTGCCCCTGCATGGGGACAGCACTGATGCCACCATGCTCTCCGCCAACCAAACCCTG cCCATGAAGATTCACCAGGACTCCctagaggagcagcaggagaaggaggtggaCGCCGATCCTGTCTATGAGGAGGTGGGCAGCTTCCCTGAGCTGGCTGcgctggagctggagcaggggctgttGGCAGACCTGTCAGCCATGCCCCCCGTGGACAGGTCCAAGAAGCCAGCCCCATTTCctgagcagcccccagccacgGCGCTGCGCTCCTCActgcctgccagcccagcccagaggGTGGCAGGTCCCTCTGTCACCAAAGCCCTGTCTCTTGAAAGGGGCTTGAACCTGGAGAGTGACAAAGTTCCAGCCCAGGGGCTCAGACCCACCAAAACGGCCTCTCTGGAGAGGAATGTGGAGCCTTCCCTGGTGCTGGCCAGGGACTGGGAGCAGACAGCCACACCAGGGAGCAGTCCTAACAAGGAGACCTCCCTGGAGATCCCCAGAAAGAGGAGCATGCAGCCTCCCTCACCCATCAATGACAAACTCATCCAGGAGCTCAGCAGCGTCATCCTCAAGAAGAATGAGGGCCAGCCACCAGGGCCAGGCCAGCCAGTGACGTGA